A genome region from Rickettsiales endosymbiont of Stachyamoeba lipophora includes the following:
- a CDS encoding sodium-dependent bicarbonate transport family permease, with translation MDLLSFIHVNLLNPAIMCFILGIIATIFKSNLSLPDVVYDAIAIYLLLAIGIKGGIKIASSDLSNFTLPVFATIAIALLTTFIAFFLLKLVGKLDFINSAAIAAHYGSVSVVTFMAAISFLQIMQIEYEPFMTALVAILEVPSIIIALCMVYIKRSGKISHIFKALRKALSTKSLILLIGGITIGMTMDKNHTQDIKYFFETPFKGVLCLFLLQKGIVAATKFHEIRKIGSFLIIFNLAVPIPFALIGIYLGKLCGLSLGGGTLLGVMAASSSYIAVPAAMKASLPEASPTLSLVSTLGINVPFNIIFGIGIYFTLAQIIYS, from the coding sequence ATGGATCTATTAAGCTTTATTCATGTTAATTTGCTTAATCCCGCTATAATGTGTTTTATTCTAGGTATTATTGCCACTATCTTTAAAAGCAACTTATCCCTGCCTGATGTAGTATATGATGCTATAGCTATCTATTTGTTATTAGCTATTGGGATCAAAGGCGGAATAAAAATTGCTAGCAGCGATTTAAGCAACTTTACTTTGCCCGTGTTTGCTACCATTGCTATTGCTTTGTTAACCACCTTTATAGCTTTCTTTTTGCTGAAGTTAGTAGGCAAACTAGACTTTATCAATTCTGCAGCAATTGCTGCTCATTACGGTTCAGTTTCGGTGGTTACTTTTATGGCAGCCATCAGTTTTTTACAGATTATGCAAATTGAATATGAACCTTTCATGACAGCTTTAGTTGCTATCTTAGAGGTGCCTTCCATTATTATAGCGCTTTGTATGGTCTATATTAAGCGTTCTGGAAAGATTAGCCATATTTTTAAAGCATTAAGAAAAGCACTTAGCACTAAAAGCTTAATTTTACTCATTGGCGGAATTACCATTGGGATGACCATGGATAAGAACCATACTCAGGATATCAAATATTTTTTTGAAACTCCTTTTAAAGGAGTTTTATGCTTATTCTTATTACAAAAAGGTATTGTAGCCGCCACCAAATTTCATGAGATTAGAAAAATTGGTAGCTTTTTAATTATTTTCAATTTAGCGGTTCCAATTCCTTTTGCTTTAATAGGTATCTATCTCGGTAAGCTGTGTGGTTTATCGCTCGGCGGAGGAACATTGCTCGGCGTTATGGCGGCAAGCTCTTCATATATTGCAGTTCCTGCAGCAATGAAAGCTTCTCTTCCTGAGGCCAGTCCAACCTTATCGCTAGTTTCCACTTTAGGGATTAACGTTCCTTTTAATATTATTTTTGGCATTGGTATTTATTTTACGTTAGCACAAATAATTTATAGCTAG
- the pheS gene encoding phenylalanine--tRNA ligase subunit alpha — protein sequence MDDLNKLSESLIERIKKSSKLAELDQIKAEALGKNGFITLAMGNIKNIASEHKKEYGAQVNHYKNLISDNVEAHKLSLEEQELANKLNQEKVDITLPPKPHKIGSLHPISRTIEEIVNIFGYFGFKLVQGPEIDTDFNNFTALNIPETHPARQMHDTFYLKEEGLLLRTHTSNVQIRTMTNSKPPFRIISTGRTYRCDWDMTHTPMFHQIEGLCIDTNINMGHLKYLLNEFLKMFFEKDNIPMRLRPHYFPFTEPSAEVDISYSRNGNEFKIGEGDKWMEILGCGMVHPNVLESCGIDSTKYQGFAFGMGVERPAMLKYGISDLRTFFEGDQRWLDHYNFKGFDIPSLIGGLSA from the coding sequence ATGGATGATTTAAATAAGCTTAGTGAATCACTCATTGAGAGAATAAAAAAATCTAGCAAACTTGCAGAGCTTGATCAAATAAAAGCTGAGGCATTAGGCAAAAATGGCTTTATCACTCTTGCTATGGGTAATATAAAAAACATAGCCTCTGAGCATAAAAAAGAATATGGCGCTCAAGTTAACCATTATAAAAATTTAATTTCTGATAATGTTGAAGCCCACAAACTAAGCTTAGAAGAGCAAGAGTTAGCGAACAAGCTTAATCAAGAGAAAGTGGATATTACCTTACCACCTAAGCCACACAAAATTGGTTCTTTGCATCCCATCAGCCGCACTATAGAGGAAATTGTTAACATTTTTGGATATTTCGGTTTCAAATTGGTTCAAGGCCCTGAAATTGATACTGATTTTAACAATTTTACTGCTTTAAACATTCCTGAAACTCATCCTGCAAGGCAAATGCATGATACTTTTTATCTAAAGGAAGAGGGGTTGTTACTTAGAACGCATACTTCTAATGTGCAGATAAGAACCATGACTAATAGTAAACCACCTTTTAGAATAATTTCCACCGGCCGTACTTATAGATGCGATTGGGACATGACTCATACTCCAATGTTCCATCAAATTGAAGGTTTATGCATTGACACTAATATTAATATGGGCCATTTAAAATATTTACTGAATGAATTTTTAAAAATGTTTTTTGAAAAAGATAATATTCCAATGAGGCTAAGACCGCATTATTTCCCATTTACTGAACCTTCGGCGGAAGTTGATATTAGTTATTCACGTAACGGCAATGAGTTTAAAATTGGCGAAGGTGATAAATGGATGGAAATTTTAGGTTGCGGCATGGTGCATCCTAATGTGTTAGAAAGTTGTGGCATTGATAGCACTAAATATCAAGGTTTTGCTTTTGGCATGGGCGTAGAAAGACCAGCCATGCTTAAATATGGTATAAGCGATTTAAGAACCTTCTTTGAAGGTGACCAAAGATGGCTAGATCATTATAATTTTAAAGGATTTGACATTCCAAGTTTGATTGGAGGATTAAGCGCATGA
- the pheT gene encoding phenylalanine--tRNA ligase subunit beta: MRFTLSWLKKFLDTEADIQAICDGLVKLGLEVEEVEDLTSTHHYFKIAEIQEAKPHPNADSLRVCKVFDGEKILDIVCGAPNARAGIKVALAPIDAIIPSNNLKIKESKIRGELSQGMLCSASELGLGTDSDGIIELDTQAPIGSRFIDYQGLNDPVIEVEVTPNRPDCLGVYGIARDLSALGLGNLKPLEINEIKGSYESPIKVTIEDTEICKHFVGRYIKNIQNTQSPKWLGNLLTRIGMKPISAIVDITNYINLSFARPLHAFDSAKLNGNITVRKAKDGENFTSLDDKTYNLTSLVTVVADSKASQAIAGVIGGKDSGCELNTTAIFLESAYFPPLTVINSGRALNIHSDSRFRFERGIDPLSGEFGSLLATQLILEICGGEASLPVTAGQAEINLPIITIDAKFIESKLGLAVNKEQIIEVFSKLNCEYEVSGESLAITPPSYRRDLTIKEDLVEEVARVIGYDSIPLNPLPMLNDNFGKVLDTQTKYHYQFKRLLASIGFDEVVSWSFMNSAISNIFGIQDEIELANPISSELNVMRKTIVPNLLKIIKSNENRSIFDQSIFELGPIFLGTTPEAQPKVLAGIRAGLVNKNHYLGQHKYNWLDSKTDLFTLLEHVSLANKVKIEADKLPAYYHPSKSGRITLGKKTLGYFGEIHPKIAKQLDIRQNLALFELFLEEIPYPKSKAGYKGQITLNDYQKIERRFSLITNKDLNSSDLIVAIKNVEKNLIKDVSIFDYMENLKGLSEHQKVLGFSVTIQADNYTLTTDEIDIISNKIIDTCSKLDATLRA, encoded by the coding sequence ATGAGATTTACTTTATCCTGGCTTAAAAAATTTTTAGATACCGAAGCTGATATTCAGGCAATTTGTGATGGATTAGTTAAATTAGGCTTAGAAGTCGAAGAAGTTGAAGATTTAACATCTACCCATCATTATTTTAAAATTGCTGAAATACAAGAGGCTAAGCCTCATCCTAATGCTGATTCATTAAGAGTTTGCAAAGTATTTGACGGTGAAAAAATCTTAGATATCGTTTGTGGCGCTCCGAATGCTAGAGCGGGTATCAAAGTAGCACTTGCACCCATTGATGCGATTATTCCTAGTAACAATTTAAAAATTAAAGAGTCAAAAATCAGAGGAGAATTAAGCCAAGGCATGCTATGTTCAGCCAGCGAACTTGGTTTAGGTACTGATAGCGACGGCATTATTGAACTAGATACACAAGCTCCTATCGGTAGTAGATTTATTGATTATCAAGGATTAAACGATCCGGTAATTGAGGTGGAAGTTACTCCCAACCGCCCGGACTGTTTAGGGGTATATGGCATTGCTAGAGATTTAAGCGCACTCGGCTTAGGCAACCTAAAACCTTTAGAAATTAATGAGATCAAAGGCTCCTATGAATCACCCATTAAGGTAACAATAGAAGATACCGAAATATGTAAACATTTTGTGGGCAGGTATATTAAAAATATACAAAACACCCAATCTCCTAAATGGCTAGGAAATTTGCTTACTAGAATAGGGATGAAACCTATATCAGCCATTGTAGATATTACTAATTATATTAATTTAAGCTTTGCTCGTCCCTTACACGCCTTTGATTCAGCTAAATTAAACGGCAACATTACGGTGCGCAAAGCAAAAGATGGTGAAAATTTTACCTCTCTTGACGATAAAACCTACAATTTAACTAGCCTTGTGACTGTCGTTGCAGATAGCAAAGCATCTCAAGCAATAGCTGGTGTTATTGGTGGTAAAGATAGTGGCTGTGAGCTTAATACTACTGCTATCTTTCTTGAATCCGCCTACTTCCCTCCTTTAACCGTTATCAATTCAGGTAGAGCCTTAAATATCCATTCTGATTCACGCTTTAGATTTGAAAGAGGTATTGATCCTTTATCTGGTGAATTTGGTTCTTTACTTGCTACCCAATTGATTTTAGAGATCTGCGGCGGTGAAGCAAGCCTACCGGTAACTGCGGGTCAGGCTGAAATTAACTTACCTATCATTACCATAGATGCCAAGTTTATTGAAAGTAAGCTAGGGTTAGCAGTTAATAAAGAGCAAATTATAGAAGTTTTCAGTAAGCTAAATTGTGAGTACGAAGTATCGGGAGAAAGTTTAGCTATCACCCCTCCTAGTTACAGACGTGATCTTACAATTAAAGAAGATTTAGTTGAAGAAGTAGCCAGAGTAATAGGATATGATTCTATTCCGCTTAATCCATTACCAATGCTTAATGATAATTTTGGCAAAGTGCTAGATACTCAAACTAAATATCATTATCAATTTAAAAGATTATTAGCTAGTATCGGGTTTGATGAAGTAGTTAGCTGGTCATTTATGAACTCAGCCATTTCTAACATATTTGGGATACAAGATGAGATTGAACTAGCCAATCCAATCTCAAGCGAACTGAACGTGATGAGAAAAACCATAGTACCTAATCTTTTAAAAATTATCAAAAGTAATGAAAATAGAAGTATTTTTGACCAGTCCATTTTTGAATTAGGTCCAATATTTTTAGGCACCACCCCTGAAGCTCAACCTAAAGTATTAGCAGGAATACGCGCAGGCTTAGTAAATAAAAATCATTATCTAGGTCAGCATAAATATAACTGGTTAGATAGTAAAACCGATCTATTTACTTTACTTGAACATGTTAGTCTTGCTAATAAAGTTAAAATTGAGGCAGATAAATTGCCAGCCTATTACCATCCTTCTAAGTCAGGCCGTATTACTTTGGGCAAGAAAACTCTAGGATATTTCGGAGAGATTCATCCAAAAATTGCTAAGCAACTGGATATCAGACAAAATTTAGCGCTGTTTGAATTGTTTTTAGAAGAAATTCCTTATCCTAAATCGAAAGCTGGATATAAAGGACAAATAACACTAAATGATTATCAAAAAATAGAAAGAAGATTTTCTTTAATTACTAATAAAGACCTCAACTCTTCTGATTTAATAGTAGCGATTAAAAATGTAGAAAAAAACCTGATAAAAGACGTATCTATATTTGATTATATGGAAAATTTAAAAGGCCTGAGTGAACACCAAAAAGTGCTGGGCTTTTCTGTAACCATACAAGCAGATAATTATACTTTAACTACCGATGAAATTGATATTATCTCAAATAAGATTATCGATACTTGTTCTAAACTCGATGCAACCTTACGTGCTTAA
- the lepA gene encoding translation elongation factor 4 — MTHDINLIRNFSIIAHIDHGKSTLADRLIEKCGGLESREMTSQVLDSMDIEKERGITIKAQTVRLKYQHNDKIYILNLIDTPGHVDFAYEVSRSLAACEGSLLVVDASQGVEAQTLANVYQAIDNNHEIIPVLNKVDLPAADIDRTKQQIEDVIGLDTSNAIAISAKSGLGIEDVLKGIVERLPAPTGDINKPLKALLVDSWYDPYLGVVILLRVIDGKITKDMKIKMMSNNTIYSVDTVGIFTPKKIKTEGLYAGEVGFITASMKEVADCKVGDTITTEKNPCDRALSGFKPNQPVVFCGLYPTDASEFENLKESLGKLRLNDASFEYEMETSSALGFGFRCGFLGLLHLEIIQERLDREFNLDLITTAPSVIYRVHLLSKEVLELHNPSDMPDTTKIEFMEEPWVRATIMSPDEYLGSILALCTEKRGIQVDLTYVGARAMVVYKLPLNEIVFDFYDRLKSCSKGYASFDWQMDEYAESDLVKLSILVNAEPVDALSIIVHRSKSEHRGRELCKRLKDLIPSQLFQIAIQAAIGGKIIARETVKALRKDVLAKCYGGDISRKRKLLEKQKAGKKRMRQIGNVEIPQSAFIAALKISDND, encoded by the coding sequence ATGACTCATGATATTAACTTAATTAGAAACTTCTCTATTATTGCTCATATTGATCATGGCAAATCAACGCTAGCTGATCGTTTGATTGAAAAATGTGGAGGCCTAGAATCTAGGGAAATGACCTCCCAAGTGCTTGACTCGATGGATATTGAAAAAGAGCGTGGTATTACTATTAAAGCTCAAACAGTACGCTTAAAGTATCAACATAATGACAAGATATATATTTTAAACTTAATTGATACACCTGGCCACGTCGATTTTGCCTATGAGGTTAGCCGGTCGTTAGCTGCATGTGAAGGTTCATTATTAGTAGTGGATGCCAGCCAAGGGGTTGAAGCCCAGACTTTAGCCAATGTTTATCAAGCAATTGATAATAATCATGAAATCATTCCGGTATTAAATAAAGTTGATTTGCCAGCGGCTGATATTGATCGCACTAAGCAGCAAATAGAAGATGTAATTGGTTTAGATACTAGCAATGCCATTGCTATCTCAGCTAAAAGCGGTTTAGGTATAGAAGATGTGCTTAAAGGAATTGTTGAAAGGCTTCCTGCTCCAACAGGTGATATTAACAAGCCTCTTAAAGCTCTGTTGGTTGATAGCTGGTATGATCCTTATTTAGGGGTAGTAATTTTACTTAGAGTCATTGACGGCAAAATTACTAAAGACATGAAAATCAAAATGATGTCTAACAATACAATTTATAGCGTCGACACTGTGGGTATTTTTACTCCTAAAAAAATCAAAACTGAGGGTTTATATGCCGGAGAAGTAGGATTTATCACCGCTTCAATGAAGGAAGTTGCTGATTGTAAGGTTGGAGATACTATTACCACGGAAAAAAACCCATGTGATCGTGCCTTGTCAGGCTTTAAACCAAATCAACCGGTAGTATTTTGCGGTCTTTATCCTACTGATGCTTCCGAATTTGAGAATTTAAAAGAATCTTTAGGTAAATTAAGACTTAATGATGCTAGTTTTGAATATGAAATGGAAACTTCATCGGCCTTAGGTTTTGGTTTTAGATGCGGCTTTTTAGGATTGCTCCATTTAGAAATCATTCAAGAACGTTTAGATCGAGAATTTAATTTAGATCTAATTACTACTGCTCCTAGTGTAATTTACCGAGTACATTTACTTAGCAAAGAGGTATTAGAACTTCATAACCCTTCGGATATGCCTGATACTACTAAAATCGAGTTTATGGAAGAACCGTGGGTTAGAGCAACTATTATGTCACCAGACGAATATTTAGGTTCAATCTTAGCACTCTGTACTGAAAAAAGAGGGATACAAGTTGATTTAACTTATGTGGGTGCTAGAGCAATGGTAGTATATAAACTGCCGCTTAACGAGATAGTATTTGATTTTTATGACCGTTTAAAATCTTGTTCCAAAGGTTATGCAAGCTTTGACTGGCAAATGGATGAATATGCAGAAAGCGATTTAGTTAAGCTTTCAATTTTAGTAAATGCAGAACCGGTTGATGCTTTATCAATTATTGTACATAGATCTAAATCAGAGCATCGAGGTAGAGAACTTTGTAAGAGATTAAAAGATTTAATTCCTTCTCAATTATTCCAAATTGCTATTCAAGCGGCAATAGGTGGAAAAATAATTGCTCGTGAAACAGTTAAGGCTTTAAGAAAAGATGTATTAGCCAAATGTTATGGTGGTGACATCAGCAGAAAACGTAAACTTTTAGAGAAACAGAAAGCTGGTAAAAAACGCATGAGGCAAATAGGGAACGTAGAGATTCCTCAATCAGCCTTTATTGCAGCTTTAAAAATTAGTGATAATGATTAA
- a CDS encoding OmpA family protein: MLKIFLNTLVISSLALSNYCFASIASNNAMYENFDKQIKDVNKHKSKKKNIKKVKKANKNSKKFKNLKSKTVETKDIQAVIQPEYTPIPHISLTNEPQITQPTQLENSPITTPAIQPPADEAKPIEVMHPAEPIPIYVPQTIEMKKEVTPLEPQKIQAQDLTSAKDQIIPTHQSGIKETKKAAPTVNNIETSKLPNVVSEPAVADKKETVKPEATTSAAHKSEAITTPAASKPSTIKKETLSSAVSKKSKTPLPSSITLNFKGASFELSKEQQEQLKPLILDGKSRLKIVGFASNNGEEHNSAARRISLQRVISVRKHLINNNYNSSLIAVQAMGTDNLKNSERVEIYVERD, from the coding sequence ATGTTAAAGATATTTTTAAATACACTTGTTATTTCTTCGCTTGCTTTATCAAATTATTGTTTTGCCTCAATTGCTTCAAACAATGCAATGTATGAGAATTTTGATAAGCAAATTAAAGATGTAAATAAGCACAAAAGTAAAAAGAAAAATATTAAAAAAGTTAAAAAAGCTAATAAAAATTCAAAAAAATTCAAAAATTTAAAATCCAAAACGGTTGAAACTAAAGATATTCAAGCAGTAATACAACCGGAATATACACCTATACCTCATATTAGCTTAACTAACGAACCACAAATTACTCAACCGACTCAGCTAGAGAATTCTCCTATAACCACTCCAGCAATCCAACCTCCAGCCGATGAAGCAAAACCAATTGAAGTAATGCATCCAGCTGAACCTATACCTATCTATGTTCCTCAAACAATTGAAATGAAAAAGGAAGTTACTCCTTTAGAACCTCAAAAGATTCAGGCCCAAGATTTAACTTCAGCGAAAGATCAAATTATTCCTACCCACCAAAGCGGCATTAAAGAAACTAAAAAAGCTGCCCCTACAGTGAATAATATAGAGACCTCTAAGCTTCCTAATGTAGTTTCAGAGCCTGCTGTGGCTGATAAAAAGGAAACCGTAAAACCAGAAGCTACAACATCAGCTGCTCACAAGTCTGAAGCCATCACCACTCCAGCAGCTAGCAAGCCAAGCACTATTAAAAAAGAAACACTATCTTCAGCTGTAAGTAAAAAATCAAAAACACCTCTACCTTCTAGCATTACTTTGAATTTTAAAGGTGCTAGCTTCGAGCTTTCTAAGGAACAGCAAGAACAACTTAAACCACTTATTCTGGATGGAAAATCTCGTTTAAAAATTGTAGGTTTTGCTTCTAATAATGGTGAAGAGCATAATTCTGCAGCGAGAAGAATTTCTTTGCAACGAGTTATCTCTGTTAGAAAGCACTTAATTAATAATAACTATAATTCTTCTTTAATAGCTGTGCAAGCTATGGGCACTGACAATTTAAAGAATTCAGAACGAGTAGAAATTTATGTTGAAAGGGATTAA
- a CDS encoding 3-hydroxyacyl-CoA dehydrogenase/enoyl-CoA hydratase family protein, whose translation MISIKKVAVIGSGVMGAQIAAHLANSDTSVILFDLAGAEGNRNELALKAIERLIKDPLKPLMSESLAKHIYPANLEDDLNLLQEADWIIEAIIEKPSLKKNLYQTIAPFLKTNCIISSNTSTIKLNDLTQGVSDNFKAHFLITHFFNPVRYLSLLELVTSPNTNNIVTQTIEDFCYHKLGKIIIKCKDAPGFIANRLGCFWLELGLRKAIKYNINPYHADLVLSKYFGIPKTGIFKLWDLIGVDLMPLISQSIIENLPQEDNYNLLMSKNEPVIEHMIAHKLLGNKAKQGFYKKQILENGTKQELVLNFKNYEYEELPEIESITKFKDMKELLDYPGNIGKFAWEVLSSTLNYAATLYPQSAFNINDIDIAMKAGYGWKYGPFELIDSLRDDNAYGTQNLSIKLQLDNLECADLLKEVDQNSFYQNNFYWHEGQYQQAKELNDNKLKTLKAKNIAPLHQNSTAKLWDLGKNILGLEFSKKMHVLDYNGFEMMEHAIHLAESKYDALFILSDDQHFSAGADLKILSELIEQQAFDIIAKLIDYGQKTHQKLKYAKIPVISLASNIALGGGCELLLHSHGIVIHADTKVGLVESNIGLIPGWGGCKEMILRAFFDPTSIDVSKNIINSFKLILEGYQSSSAIDAIQKGLLKKENTRIVMNANNLFDEGLALAEELKFHNQKITLPESIYLENVKNHEFSKLLSIYTAHEKAKIAEYLYIIFTGNNQTVIKEEGLLKLEQHYFIELCKQATTRDKINQLFNKT comes from the coding sequence ATGATTAGTATAAAAAAAGTTGCGGTGATTGGTTCAGGAGTGATGGGAGCCCAAATAGCTGCCCATCTAGCTAATAGTGATACTAGTGTAATTTTATTTGATTTAGCAGGAGCGGAAGGTAATCGCAATGAATTAGCACTCAAAGCAATTGAACGGCTTATTAAAGATCCTCTAAAACCTTTAATGAGCGAATCCCTTGCCAAACACATATATCCTGCCAACTTAGAAGATGATTTAAATTTACTCCAAGAAGCGGATTGGATAATTGAAGCGATTATTGAAAAACCATCACTTAAAAAAAATTTATATCAGACTATAGCACCTTTTCTTAAAACAAACTGTATTATTTCGTCCAATACTTCCACTATAAAACTAAATGACTTAACCCAAGGTGTAAGTGATAATTTTAAAGCACATTTTTTAATCACACATTTTTTTAATCCGGTAAGATATCTAAGTCTCCTGGAATTAGTCACGAGCCCAAATACTAATAATATTGTTACCCAAACCATTGAGGATTTTTGTTATCATAAGTTAGGTAAAATCATTATTAAATGTAAAGATGCCCCTGGGTTTATTGCAAATAGGCTAGGCTGCTTTTGGCTAGAGCTGGGGTTAAGAAAAGCAATCAAATACAATATTAACCCATATCATGCGGATTTAGTACTTAGTAAATATTTTGGCATTCCAAAAACCGGGATTTTTAAATTATGGGATTTAATCGGGGTTGATCTAATGCCGCTAATTTCTCAATCAATCATCGAGAATTTACCGCAGGAAGATAATTATAATTTGCTCATGTCCAAAAACGAGCCGGTAATTGAACATATGATTGCGCACAAATTATTGGGCAATAAGGCTAAGCAAGGTTTTTACAAGAAACAAATACTTGAAAACGGAACAAAACAAGAATTAGTTTTAAACTTTAAAAACTATGAATATGAAGAATTACCTGAGATAGAGAGTATTACAAAATTTAAGGATATGAAGGAATTATTAGATTATCCAGGTAATATAGGTAAGTTCGCCTGGGAAGTACTATCCTCTACACTTAACTATGCGGCTACTCTTTATCCGCAAAGCGCCTTTAATATCAACGATATTGATATTGCAATGAAAGCTGGTTATGGCTGGAAATACGGTCCGTTTGAACTGATAGACAGCCTAAGAGATGATAATGCTTACGGCACCCAAAATTTAAGTATTAAACTCCAATTAGACAACTTAGAATGCGCAGATTTATTAAAGGAAGTAGATCAAAATAGCTTTTATCAAAATAATTTTTACTGGCATGAAGGTCAATACCAGCAGGCTAAAGAGCTAAATGATAATAAATTAAAAACTTTAAAAGCTAAAAATATCGCTCCTCTTCATCAAAACAGTACTGCTAAATTATGGGATTTAGGCAAAAATATTTTAGGGTTAGAATTCTCTAAAAAAATGCATGTACTTGACTATAATGGTTTTGAAATGATGGAACATGCAATTCATTTAGCTGAATCAAAATACGATGCTCTATTTATTCTGAGCGATGATCAACATTTTTCAGCAGGTGCAGATTTAAAAATTTTAAGCGAATTAATTGAACAGCAAGCTTTTGATATTATAGCTAAATTAATAGATTACGGCCAAAAAACCCATCAGAAATTAAAATATGCTAAAATTCCTGTTATTTCCTTAGCCAGCAATATAGCTTTAGGCGGGGGTTGTGAACTCTTACTTCATTCACATGGGATAGTAATTCATGCTGATACAAAAGTAGGGTTAGTTGAAAGTAATATTGGTTTAATACCAGGCTGGGGCGGATGTAAAGAAATGATTTTAAGAGCATTTTTTGATCCCACCTCCATTGATGTAAGTAAAAACATCATAAACTCATTTAAACTAATTTTAGAAGGATATCAAAGCAGTTCAGCCATTGATGCTATTCAAAAAGGCCTACTGAAAAAGGAAAATACTCGAATTGTAATGAACGCTAATAACTTATTTGATGAAGGGCTAGCGTTGGCGGAAGAATTAAAATTTCACAACCAGAAAATAACATTACCTGAAAGCATTTACCTTGAAAATGTAAAAAACCATGAATTTAGTAAGCTATTATCTATCTATACCGCGCATGAAAAAGCCAAAATAGCAGAATATTTATACATAATTTTTACCGGCAATAATCAAACTGTAATAAAAGAAGAAGGTTTACTAAAATTAGAACAGCATTATTTTATAGAGCTATGTAAACAGGCGACTACTAGAGATAAAATTAACCAATTATTTAACAAAACATGA